GCCTTGGGGTGGTGAACAGCATTGAATGCATCTGTTATGGTGTACAGACAAAAAGTCATGGGTTTGCTTTAGCCCTGGAGGAAGGATGAAATAGTCTAACTTTCCTGTACTGATGACCTCCGGCATTGCCCTAATTAAATTATGGAGTACTTGCCTGGGAAGTTGGTAGGCAAGGCTTCTGGATCAAAGTACTAGATTTCTAGTTACTGTGTTTAACAAGTTTTTCCCCCTCACTTAGGTAAATATGTAGTTTTCTTCTTCTATCCTCTGGATTTCACCTTTGTCTGCCCCACGGAGATTGTAGCTTTCAGTGACAGAGCTGAAGAGTTCCGCAAGATTAACTGTGAggttattgctgcttctgttgaCTCGGAGTTCACCCACTTGGCCTGGTGAGTCTTTTAGTACTTAAGAGTACTAACACACTTCATTACTCTGGGAAGCAAGTACTAGATAAAGCCTGGCTAGAACTGACTGAAAGGCGTATACTGCAAGTATTTGCAACTCCCGAAGAGCGTGCTCTGACCTGGTCTCACTGATGATGATCTCTAGGTACATTTAGAAGACCAGCAGTCATGCCAGAATTGATTGTACCCATGAATGAACCAGAGCATTTTATGCTTGGTTAGAGGGACACATTTCAGACTAATTCATTGCAGAGAAGACATGATCCCTTATGGTATGTGTGGCAGGGCAGTTTTTTTTCTTGGACAGCAGGAATAATTTTCCTGTTGTCTATAGTACACCATACAATTGTTATCCAACCTCCACCTCTCCTGTTACCTTGCTGTGGGCACAAGGCTTTGCTGCAATAAGTTGTCCTGACTAACCTTGCCTCTATCGTCTTTTTAGGTGGAAGCATATGAAGGGTGTTCTAGGGACTTGATGACATGACTACTTTGCAACTGTGAATACATCTGCTCAAATGCTCTGTCCAGCTGTCCCTCTGCTCAGAGGGCTAGAGTTGATACTTCAACAAAAATCCATTGACCTAACACTAGGAAGGATCTAGGCACAAGTTAACTGACTGAAGGCTGTGAAGGTTCCTCCCAGTCTTCACTAGCAAATTCTGGCTGCTAGTAGAGCTTCATCAGCTTTCTTTTGACGTGGGCAGAGCAGCTGAGCAAAACTAACACTTTACATACCCATCTTAATTCCTGTTGAGCAAGATGGCTTACACAGGTTCTAGGCACAGCTTTGAGTCCCAAAGTCTGAACTTGTGTTCCCTGTAGCTTTTTGTTGGACAGTATAAGTTAATTGGGATTTTAAGTCCTAAATAGTGTGTCTGATGGAACTAGAAGAAGTAGGTGCTACATGTAATAGCATCCTGGCCAAATATTATCCATGGTCTTTTCTGCAGGATCAATACACCAAGAAAGGAAGGGGGCTTGGGCTCCACAAACATCCCACTAGTGGCAGATGTAAACCACAACATTGCCAAGGAATATGGAGTACTGAAGGTGGAGGATGGCATTGCACACAGGTATGGAGGCTTTGCAGGGCAGTTGTATCTCTAGATtagacttggggggtgggggctgtagcGAATAGCATTTTAGCAGTAATCCATCTTGCTTTCCGTAACAAAGAAGCACCATGGCTGACTAAGCCCTAGTTGGGCACCTGATCCCAGTGCTATAGGACCCCTGTGATTTGTCTGCAGCTATTGCAGAGCCTACTCATTCCTCTTGGAACTGCACAGTTGCCTGATGCACACCTTGTGTGTTCACCAGCGTGGCTACTTCTGCAGGCCCCATGTAAACTTGGTCAGGTGATGGAAAAGCTGTTCCATGGTGCGCATGGGCTTGGAGAACCTTGATCCTGAATAGATAAAAGTAGCCACTACCAGCTGCTTCTGCTGAGTCTCTTCCCACCTTTCAAAATCTCAAGTTCTTTGTCATGTCTGTATCAATTTTTTCAGAACTGCCGCAGGCTGATTTTTGGCCCTGGTATTAGTAGAGTCTTCTAATGAAGGCAGTGGAGAAGGTTGACATGGATTTTAAGTCCCAGTGCTGGGTAGGGCTTACCCTTAGAAGGAAATAAGAGTTTGCCCCTTAGTAAAGGTTTTCTATTGTTGCCCTTCTTCCCTAGAGGTCTGTTCATCATTGATGACAAAGGGATTCTGCGGCAGATCACAGTGAATGACCTACCTGTGGGGCGTTCTGTAGATGAGACATTGCGCCTGGTGCAGGCCTTCCAGTTCACAGACCAGCATGGTGAAGGTAAGGGGTAGGATCCCCCTGACCCCCCCGGTCCTCTGAGAATAATCAGTCTTAGAAATTCTGTTCTTCTGTCTTGTATCTTCCTCTTGGGCACAAGATGGGTCTGATCTTCCCTATGGACCATGCACAGCAGCTTCAAAACCACTTTCTAGCAAAAGGCACAGGGTAGCTTCAGCATGAGGGTTCTACtttacctaggaacataggaagctgccatatactgagtcagtctataggtccatcttgctcagtattgtttacgcagactggcagcagcttctccaaggttgcaggcaggaatctctctcagccctatcttggagatgccagggaaggaacatggagcccagatgctcttcccagagcggctccatcccctaaggggaatatcttacagcactcacacttctagtctccctttcgtatgcaaccagggcagatcctgcttagcttaaggggacaagtcatgcttgctaccacaagaccagctctcttcccatactttagaggtgcgtgtgtgtgtgtaggtaggtgGGTAGAGAAAACATATGTGAATTGGCTCTGGAATACTCCTGCATTAAGTAGCTCTTCTAAAGGTTTTTTCTTCAGTCTAGAACCTTCCATGAGCACAGTTAGTGCCCTTTCATTGCTCATGACACTATGGATatcctagattcaaagaaaatgcaaaatggcAGTCTTGATTGTGGATCCAGTGATAGCATGTAGAGAAATGATGGATCTTTTTTAAGGTTCATCAAATATTGGgttaaacaaaatggaaaattGAAGTATTGCCTTTAAATCATTGTATAAAAACTTCAACAACCAAATACTGTCCACTTGAGACTTAAGACCAACCATgtcctttaaattaaaaaaacaacaa
Above is a window of Hemicordylus capensis ecotype Gifberg chromosome 2, rHemCap1.1.pri, whole genome shotgun sequence DNA encoding:
- the PRDX2 gene encoding peroxiredoxin-2; the protein is MASGNAHIGKPAPDFHATAVVDGAIKELKLSDYKGKYVVFFFYPLDFTFVCPTEIVAFSDRAEEFRKINCEVIAASVDSEFTHLAWINTPRKEGGLGSTNIPLVADVNHNIAKEYGVLKVEDGIAHRGLFIIDDKGILRQITVNDLPVGRSVDETLRLVQAFQFTDQHGEVCPAGWQPGGDTIKPTVKDSKTFFAKQQ